One Deinococcus betulae genomic region harbors:
- a CDS encoding M12 family metallopeptidase — MHQRLLFAIAVTAALVSCSQPTSPSQGQTQSSLTIDLRGTELHALTPEQRLGLEQAPHVTLTLRDGSTFVYENIDGQMMQDGDIILGHSHEALALLTKQVAGRLNGQALSIFPTGKANWSNRTVPYFWNNNVFSASEISALNAAIDLWNSQAGSAVRWVWSTTATNRVRFVRGSTGCGASAVGSAGGVQDLSLACFTNNTILHEMGHASGFQHEHQRCDRDNYVVINPDYISDTLNYGKGCSWSTYGPYDYDSIMNYFPPYVNARTQPSGSYTGSPSNLGKTSRLSPADLSGLQAIYKSGGTTYTGTVTVGSSVFEPKTSAGFRYAGGTLKAVLSGPGGTDFDLYLLRWNGSNWVRVAKSEGATSSESITYNAASGDYSWEIAAYQGSGTYSLAESR; from the coding sequence ATGCACCAACGACTGTTGTTCGCCATAGCTGTTACTGCTGCGCTGGTCAGCTGCTCTCAGCCAACCTCTCCATCTCAAGGTCAGACACAATCATCTTTGACCATTGATCTCCGAGGTACAGAATTACACGCCCTCACCCCTGAACAGCGTCTAGGTCTGGAACAAGCGCCACACGTGACCCTTACGCTCCGGGACGGCAGCACCTTCGTCTACGAAAATATTGATGGACAGATGATGCAGGATGGGGACATCATCCTTGGTCATTCCCATGAGGCGCTGGCCCTCCTGACAAAACAGGTGGCAGGCCGCCTTAATGGTCAGGCACTCTCTATTTTTCCAACTGGTAAAGCCAACTGGAGCAACCGAACAGTTCCCTACTTTTGGAATAATAATGTGTTTAGTGCCAGCGAAATCTCAGCCTTGAATGCGGCCATTGACCTCTGGAATTCGCAGGCTGGCAGCGCAGTCCGGTGGGTTTGGAGCACGACGGCTACGAACCGAGTCCGCTTCGTGAGAGGGAGTACGGGGTGCGGCGCATCAGCCGTCGGTTCCGCAGGTGGCGTCCAAGACCTCTCTCTCGCTTGTTTTACCAACAACACCATTCTCCATGAGATGGGCCACGCGTCCGGTTTCCAACACGAGCATCAGCGCTGTGACCGAGATAACTATGTCGTCATTAATCCTGACTACATCAGTGACACTTTGAATTACGGCAAGGGGTGTAGTTGGTCTACTTATGGACCCTATGACTATGACTCCATCATGAATTATTTTCCCCCATATGTGAACGCCCGTACCCAGCCGAGCGGTTCATACACGGGCTCCCCTAGCAATCTTGGGAAAACCAGTCGACTCAGTCCCGCCGATCTCAGTGGCTTGCAAGCAATCTATAAATCCGGTGGCACCACCTACACTGGAACGGTCACTGTTGGCTCGAGTGTCTTTGAACCGAAAACATCTGCTGGCTTCCGTTATGCTGGTGGTACGTTAAAAGCGGTACTCAGTGGGCCGGGCGGCACAGACTTCGATCTGTATCTTCTGCGTTGGAATGGGTCGAATTGGGTGCGCGTTGCGAAGAGCGAAGGGGCAACAAGTAGTGAGTCGATCACTTACAATGCGGCCTCTGGGGATTACAGTTGGGAAATCGCTGCCTATCAAGGCAGTGGCACTTACTCCTTGGCGGAGAGCCGCTAA
- a CDS encoding tetratricopeptide repeat protein, with the protein MIEELAALREQMELSTGHVRLNLLLELAFLYRDVDAQLGVYLCREAAALADQYNDAPSQALALITEAMNLERLGHNLHALDRLSEAQIIVERSKDAYVLARLWHARGIIDVTRGQFYEALRSFLRCEGVSAVSDNLWLLSSVLSNIALIYDQLGEHAAAASYHQRSLKLSLATGRSDVQFYAVNNIGVNCMCLGLWKEALAYHKEAYAVANSQGRLYGVMLSALNLAETYTALGEIDAAQIASEEAIHQARHLQDKKILAGSLAIYAQIQYNLQNFEATILALREALRLVSELGGFHKSSSYHLLLADALLRLGEDDRACFHLHAILDVGLALPTEDHLLACQRLVHLFEAKGEIDTARAYEVKRQEAETAFQTLQDHHQRKLTQIESFGFEFAGTRQASSQGDSAHNTTLAVVQQELQDGFDRARRRFEPFAVVVLAVDHSERVPLEALSAVQTTLKQLLATAYDTVTLLPAANALTFLMLSTLPSREVAPQVRKFVKRVQALRWPSSPALRVTASAGCCTTLAWSQAEDMLRVSSRLLSQAQGLGGNQVCATPLEGRQ; encoded by the coding sequence ATGATTGAAGAGTTGGCCGCTCTCCGTGAACAGATGGAACTCTCCACAGGTCATGTTCGGCTGAACCTCCTTCTAGAGTTGGCCTTTTTGTACCGTGATGTCGATGCGCAGCTGGGTGTATATCTTTGCCGGGAGGCTGCTGCACTCGCTGACCAGTACAATGACGCTCCGTCTCAGGCCTTGGCTTTGATTACCGAGGCAATGAATCTTGAACGCCTCGGCCACAATCTACATGCACTTGACAGATTGAGCGAAGCACAAATCATTGTTGAACGCAGCAAGGACGCCTATGTTCTCGCCCGACTCTGGCATGCTCGTGGCATCATTGATGTGACGCGCGGACAATTTTATGAAGCGCTCCGCTCATTTCTGAGATGTGAAGGAGTCAGCGCTGTCTCGGACAATTTATGGCTCCTGAGCTCCGTGCTGAGCAATATTGCTTTGATTTATGATCAGCTGGGCGAACATGCGGCAGCAGCATCCTATCATCAACGCTCTCTCAAATTATCCTTAGCAACAGGTCGGTCTGATGTCCAGTTTTATGCAGTCAACAACATTGGGGTCAATTGTATGTGTCTTGGTCTCTGGAAAGAGGCCCTGGCGTATCACAAGGAGGCCTATGCAGTGGCGAACTCTCAAGGACGTCTCTACGGCGTGATGCTTTCAGCTTTGAATCTGGCAGAAACCTATACGGCGCTTGGTGAGATCGACGCAGCGCAAATTGCTTCGGAGGAGGCTATCCACCAGGCCAGACACCTCCAGGATAAGAAGATTTTAGCCGGTAGTCTTGCGATTTACGCGCAAATTCAATACAACCTTCAAAATTTTGAAGCTACAATCCTGGCCTTGCGAGAGGCGCTTCGTCTGGTCAGCGAGCTGGGAGGGTTTCACAAATCCTCCAGTTACCATCTGCTTCTTGCCGATGCTCTGCTGCGTTTAGGCGAAGATGATCGTGCTTGTTTCCATCTGCACGCGATTCTGGATGTTGGCTTGGCCCTCCCGACAGAAGACCACCTACTGGCTTGTCAACGTCTGGTTCACCTTTTCGAAGCGAAAGGAGAGATTGACACTGCGCGGGCCTATGAAGTCAAACGTCAAGAGGCAGAGACTGCCTTTCAGACTCTACAAGACCACCACCAGAGAAAACTCACTCAGATCGAGAGTTTTGGGTTTGAATTTGCTGGGACTCGGCAGGCGTCCAGTCAAGGTGACAGTGCACATAACACAACGCTGGCTGTGGTGCAGCAGGAGTTGCAGGATGGCTTTGATCGAGCGCGCCGGCGGTTTGAGCCGTTTGCTGTTGTGGTGCTGGCGGTTGACCATTCCGAACGTGTGCCTCTAGAAGCGCTCTCTGCAGTGCAGACCACTCTGAAGCAGTTGTTGGCGACGGCGTATGACACTGTTACTCTGCTGCCCGCCGCAAATGCATTGACCTTTCTGATGCTATCAACGTTGCCGAGCCGTGAGGTGGCGCCACAAGTGCGGAAATTCGTCAAACGCGTCCAAGCCCTAAGGTGGCCGTCATCCCCTGCTCTGCGAGTTACGGCGAGTGCTGGCTGTTGCACCACCCTGGCCTGGTCGCAGGCAGAAGATATGCTGCGGGTGAGCAGTCGTCTGCTCAGCCAGGCACAAGGTCTAGGCGGCAATCAGGTCTGTGCAACTCCGCTTGAGGGACGCCAGTGA
- a CDS encoding NAD-dependent malic enzyme yields MTRALLPLTDHYDVRRDLSGHPALYPRVRGFSLLRFPLLNKGTAFTEDERQALGLDGLLAPQVDTLDELIERQYADYQRLSDPLEQHIFLRHLQDRNEVLFYALLSRHIEEMLPVVYTPTVGLAVQEFSRIYRYPRGLTLSTRNIGRADQALANVPLNDVRIIVATDSSAILGIGDQGFGGMAISIGKLSLYTVAGGVGPDKTLPVELDVGTGRADLRADPAYLGVKHERLTGEAYLAFLDRFVEATLARYPKAIIQWEDFSKDAAFSVLHRYRRVVPSFNDDIQGTGAVVLAGVLNACRAKNERLRDQVIVVHGAGAGGAGVAAAIREGLRREGLTPEDVAARVFVLDSRGLLTDDRPMEEYKRALATPKALVAGWSGLDLESVVHQSRATVLLGLSGQAGIFSESVVRAAHVNTPQPLIFPLSNPTANTEALPEDILRWTGGQAIVATGSPFAPVTLKGITHDIGQGNNAFIFPGLGFGAVLAGVREITDEMVTAAAYALADYTAREWPGRTYPPVSQLGVASVQVAVAVIRQALRDGVATDFSLWSLDDAALLELVERRFWQPEYLPFRVEEAAN; encoded by the coding sequence ATGACCCGCGCACTTTTGCCTCTGACTGACCACTACGACGTGCGCCGCGATCTGAGCGGTCACCCCGCCCTCTATCCACGGGTGCGGGGCTTTTCCCTGCTGCGCTTTCCCCTGCTGAACAAAGGCACTGCTTTCACTGAAGACGAGCGCCAAGCGCTGGGGCTGGACGGCTTGCTGGCGCCGCAAGTGGACACACTGGACGAATTGATAGAGCGGCAGTACGCCGATTACCAGCGCCTGAGTGACCCCTTGGAGCAGCACATCTTCCTGCGTCACCTGCAAGACCGCAACGAGGTGCTGTTCTATGCACTGCTGTCCCGGCACATTGAGGAGATGCTGCCAGTGGTCTACACGCCCACAGTGGGCCTGGCGGTGCAGGAATTTAGCCGGATCTACCGGTATCCACGCGGCCTAACGCTGTCGACTCGGAACATCGGCCGCGCCGATCAGGCGCTGGCGAATGTGCCTCTCAACGACGTACGCATTATCGTCGCGACCGATTCCAGTGCCATTCTGGGGATCGGCGATCAAGGCTTTGGCGGCATGGCGATTTCGATTGGCAAGCTGTCGCTGTATACGGTGGCGGGTGGGGTGGGCCCTGACAAGACGCTGCCCGTCGAATTGGATGTGGGCACTGGCCGCGCTGACCTGCGCGCCGACCCGGCGTATCTGGGGGTGAAACACGAGCGCCTGACCGGCGAAGCGTACCTGGCGTTCTTAGACCGTTTTGTAGAGGCGACCTTGGCCCGCTATCCCAAAGCCATCATCCAGTGGGAAGACTTCTCCAAAGACGCGGCCTTCAGCGTGCTGCACCGGTACCGCCGCGTGGTGCCCTCCTTCAATGACGATATTCAGGGCACCGGTGCGGTGGTCCTGGCTGGGGTGTTGAACGCTTGTCGCGCCAAGAACGAGCGGCTGCGCGATCAGGTCATTGTGGTCCACGGTGCAGGTGCTGGGGGCGCAGGCGTGGCGGCAGCCATCCGGGAAGGCCTGCGGCGCGAAGGTCTGACGCCCGAGGACGTGGCCGCGCGCGTCTTTGTGCTGGATTCGCGTGGCCTGCTCACCGATGACCGGCCGATGGAAGAGTACAAACGGGCGCTGGCCACGCCAAAGGCACTGGTGGCGGGCTGGAGTGGCCTGGATCTCGAAAGTGTCGTGCACCAGAGTCGCGCCACCGTCTTACTCGGTCTGAGTGGGCAAGCGGGCATTTTTAGCGAATCTGTTGTGCGCGCCGCCCATGTCAATACCCCCCAGCCCTTGATTTTCCCGCTGTCGAATCCCACCGCTAACACAGAAGCGCTCCCAGAAGACATCTTGCGCTGGACCGGTGGGCAAGCCATTGTGGCCACTGGAAGCCCATTTGCACCCGTCACGCTGAAGGGAATCACACATGACATCGGTCAAGGCAACAACGCCTTTATCTTTCCAGGCCTGGGGTTTGGTGCCGTGTTGGCTGGCGTGCGCGAGATTACCGATGAGATGGTGACGGCCGCCGCCTACGCCTTGGCCGACTACACAGCGCGCGAGTGGCCGGGCCGCACTTACCCTCCCGTGTCCCAATTGGGGGTCGCCAGCGTGCAGGTGGCAGTCGCGGTCATCCGGCAGGCCTTGCGGGATGGAGTGGCGACTGATTTCAGCTTGTGGTCTTTGGACGATGCGGCTCTCCTGGAACTGGTCGAGCGCCGTTTCTGGCAACCTGAGTACCTCCCGTTCCGGGTGGAAGAGGCCGCAAATTGA
- a CDS encoding IclR family transcriptional regulator — protein sequence MSPAQSTNPSDDPAVPTLERPLYLLTFFTAKEPVWTLSGLSRASGLPSASCLRAIRVLEKYQFLRRDHMQYRLGSQLVRLSANAMASSPSRRLALPHLEHLHRLTGLAVSWSVLESQEALTLEVVASPEHPAERVQVGAALDLSAGAVSRVLLAFAPQEVRRSVLASLWAEHPHTRPHQELLDGLTRKAWLALEVSRQPADRCDLAAPVFQGDGRLVASIGLERSRSTPPSRAVLEQELGLLNQAAQRISRDLGYTREWQGDPAFFLQILESVNVLAFTEASSVGNDLVNYPI from the coding sequence ATGTCCCCTGCCCAGTCCACCAACCCCTCCGACGATCCGGCCGTGCCCACGCTGGAGCGGCCCCTCTATCTGCTGACATTTTTTACGGCCAAGGAACCGGTCTGGACCCTCTCAGGGCTGTCGAGGGCCAGTGGCCTGCCCTCCGCAAGTTGTCTGCGCGCCATCCGGGTGTTAGAGAAATATCAGTTCCTGCGCCGTGACCACATGCAGTACCGGCTGGGCAGTCAGCTCGTTCGGCTCAGTGCCAACGCCATGGCGTCCTCGCCCTCGCGCCGCCTCGCGCTGCCCCACCTGGAGCACCTGCACCGCCTGACGGGGTTGGCGGTCAGCTGGTCTGTGCTGGAAAGCCAGGAAGCCCTCACCCTGGAGGTGGTGGCGTCTCCAGAACACCCCGCCGAACGGGTGCAGGTGGGCGCCGCGCTGGATCTGTCGGCGGGGGCGGTCTCACGGGTGCTGCTGGCCTTCGCCCCGCAGGAGGTGCGGCGCAGCGTCCTGGCGAGCCTCTGGGCCGAGCACCCACACACCCGCCCACACCAGGAGCTGCTGGATGGCCTGACCCGCAAAGCCTGGCTGGCGCTGGAGGTCAGCCGGCAGCCGGCCGACCGCTGTGACCTCGCGGCCCCAGTGTTTCAGGGGGACGGCCGTCTGGTGGCGTCTATTGGCCTGGAGCGCTCGCGCAGCACGCCTCCGTCCCGGGCTGTGCTGGAACAGGAACTGGGCCTCTTGAATCAGGCGGCGCAGCGGATCTCACGTGACCTCGGGTACACGCGGGAATGGCAGGGCGACCCGGCGTTCTTTCTCCAGATTCTGGAGAGCGTGAATGTTCTGGCGTTCACAGAGGCGTCCTCGGTTGGGAATGACCTCGTGAATTACCCCATCTGA
- a CDS encoding S8 family peptidase has translation MNVRLATGTLGLTLLLAACGQQTPTAQQPTAQPKLQGSLPTTVTRTAAPLLGTSNPAAIPGQYIVVLSEGAVSNLSVQSAGGLVSSLGLNPQGVTIQHVYGAALNGFAAKLSAQNLQTLRSDPRVKYIEQDSTFTASATQSNATWGIDRVDQRSLPLSGTYTYDVTASNVTAYIIDTGIRTTHQQYGGRAVWGINQTGDGQNTDCNGHGTHVAGTVGSTTYGVAKSVKLVAVKVLGCDGSGSNSGIIAGVNWAVSNKSGPAVANMSLGGGFSQASNDAVTNAYNKGLFIAVAAGNNNGDACQISPASAPNAFTVGATTKADRRADPQDWGYDRNGNPLGSNYGTCVDILAPGTGILSTVRTSDTSVDDKNWNGTSMATPHVTGAAALVLSANPSYTPAQVASALNNTATTGKLTNLNGSPNKLLFTNPGGGTTPTPDPDPTPTPGSKTYTGTVNAGQFSYQPGTAGFTYAGGTLKATLTGATGTDFDLYLLKKNTNGTWAYVAESETPSSSETITYNATSGTYVWGVYGYAGSGQYTLVETK, from the coding sequence ATGAATGTACGGCTCGCTACTGGAACCCTTGGCTTGACCCTGCTCCTTGCTGCTTGTGGACAACAGACCCCGACTGCACAGCAGCCCACTGCTCAGCCTAAACTTCAAGGCTCGCTGCCGACGACCGTGACGCGTACAGCTGCCCCTTTGCTGGGCACGAGCAACCCTGCAGCCATTCCTGGCCAATACATCGTGGTCCTGAGTGAAGGCGCTGTCAGCAATCTGTCCGTGCAGAGTGCCGGCGGATTGGTGAGCAGCCTTGGTCTGAACCCGCAGGGCGTGACGATTCAGCACGTCTACGGGGCGGCCCTCAACGGCTTTGCCGCCAAACTGAGCGCGCAGAACCTGCAAACGCTACGCAGTGATCCCCGTGTGAAATACATTGAGCAGGACTCCACCTTCACGGCGAGTGCGACGCAGTCCAATGCCACCTGGGGCATTGACCGTGTTGATCAGCGCAGCTTGCCGCTCAGCGGCACGTACACTTACGATGTCACGGCAAGCAACGTGACGGCGTACATCATTGACACTGGGATCCGGACGACTCACCAGCAGTACGGTGGCCGTGCCGTTTGGGGCATCAACCAGACAGGTGACGGTCAGAACACGGACTGTAATGGCCACGGCACTCACGTCGCGGGCACGGTCGGCAGCACGACCTATGGTGTGGCGAAGAGTGTCAAACTGGTCGCTGTCAAGGTGTTGGGGTGCGACGGTTCTGGTTCCAACAGTGGCATCATTGCGGGTGTCAATTGGGCGGTCAGCAACAAGAGTGGCCCGGCAGTGGCGAACATGAGCCTGGGTGGCGGCTTCAGCCAGGCCTCCAATGACGCTGTGACCAACGCATACAACAAGGGTCTCTTCATTGCGGTAGCCGCTGGCAACAACAATGGCGATGCGTGCCAGATCTCTCCAGCTAGTGCGCCGAATGCATTTACTGTTGGGGCCACCACCAAAGCTGACCGCCGGGCCGATCCGCAGGACTGGGGCTATGACCGCAACGGGAACCCTCTGGGCAGCAATTACGGGACCTGTGTGGATATCCTCGCTCCAGGGACTGGCATTCTCAGCACAGTGAGGACCAGCGATACCTCGGTGGACGATAAGAACTGGAACGGCACCTCCATGGCCACACCCCATGTGACGGGCGCAGCCGCCCTAGTCCTGTCTGCCAACCCGAGCTACACGCCAGCTCAAGTCGCTTCGGCGCTGAACAACACCGCCACGACAGGCAAGCTGACGAACCTCAATGGCAGCCCGAACAAACTGCTGTTCACCAACCCTGGTGGCGGGACCACCCCGACGCCAGACCCTGATCCCACGCCGACCCCCGGCAGCAAGACCTACACCGGCACCGTGAATGCTGGCCAGTTCAGCTACCAGCCCGGCACAGCAGGCTTTACCTATGCGGGCGGTACCCTGAAAGCGACCCTCACTGGCGCCACCGGCACCGACTTTGATCTCTACCTCCTGAAAAAGAACACGAACGGGACCTGGGCCTACGTGGCCGAGAGCGAAACCCCCTCCAGCAGCGAAACCATTACGTACAACGCGACCAGCGGCACGTATGTCTGGGGCGTGTATGGGTACGCTGGCAGCGGTCAGTACACCCTCGTCGAAACAAAATAA
- a CDS encoding carbohydrate ABC transporter permease, protein MTAADQSAPVVGRRAQVLAHAGLLLFSLLATLPTLLIIMNSFKDRLSIFAQPFALPTAQSFTLEGYKTVASSANFGLFFLNSLTVTVGSLLLIVLVSSMAAFALSEYRFRLNPLLALYLSIGIMVPIRLGTVGILNLMVSLHLVNTLWALILVYTAQGIPLAVFVLRSFMQGVPRDLKEAARIDGASEYRVYTLILPLVRPAIGAVTAISMIPIWNDLWFPLILAPGEKTKTVVLGASAFLGQFVNDYNAVLAALTLAIVPIMVLYAVFSRQLVSGITGGALK, encoded by the coding sequence GTGACCGCCGCAGATCAAAGTGCGCCAGTGGTCGGCCGCCGCGCTCAGGTGCTGGCTCACGCAGGTCTTCTGCTGTTCAGTCTGCTGGCGACGTTGCCCACACTGCTGATCATCATGAATTCATTCAAGGACCGTCTGAGCATTTTTGCGCAGCCGTTTGCGCTGCCCACCGCACAGAGCTTCACACTCGAAGGGTATAAAACGGTGGCCAGTTCCGCAAATTTCGGCTTGTTCTTTCTCAATAGCCTGACCGTCACGGTTGGTTCTCTGCTGCTGATCGTGCTGGTGAGTAGCATGGCAGCTTTCGCACTCAGCGAATACCGCTTCCGCCTCAACCCGCTTTTGGCCCTGTACCTATCTATCGGCATCATGGTGCCTATTCGCCTGGGGACGGTGGGCATCTTGAACTTGATGGTCAGTCTGCATCTCGTCAATACGCTCTGGGCCCTGATCCTGGTCTACACGGCGCAGGGCATTCCACTGGCGGTATTTGTCCTGCGCTCCTTCATGCAGGGTGTGCCGCGGGATCTGAAAGAGGCGGCCCGGATTGACGGCGCCAGCGAATACCGCGTCTACACTCTCATCCTGCCCCTGGTACGCCCAGCCATCGGGGCCGTGACAGCCATCAGTATGATTCCGATCTGGAATGACTTGTGGTTCCCACTCATCCTGGCACCAGGCGAGAAGACCAAAACGGTAGTGCTGGGGGCAAGCGCGTTTCTAGGGCAATTCGTCAACGATTACAACGCAGTTCTGGCGGCTCTGACGCTGGCCATCGTACCCATTATGGTGCTGTACGCCGTGTTTTCCCGGCAATTGGTCAGTGGCATTACGGGAGGAGCATTGAAGTAA
- a CDS encoding carbohydrate ABC transporter permease: MTRRPLPWHLFVFLAPALLIYTLVMIYPILSSLWLSLQSTTAQGAVHFAGFENYARLLTTELYARPLWKAAANNFVFFLIHMLVQNPVGLLLAVLLSFRLRGSTFYRTVLFTPTVLSVVIVGFVWKLILNPAWGVQRGLLTPLHLEVLDQPWLGLEHTALSTLSLISVWQNIGIPMLLFLAALVRIPDELYEAARLDGAGAWTIFRRIQLPLILPTVGIVGILTFVGNFNAFDLVYSVQGALAGPNFASDLLGTLFYRTFFGYQLQPGDPHMGAAVAGFMLLLILIGLLLYLVLWQRRLNEVEL, translated from the coding sequence ATGACTCGACGCCCCCTGCCGTGGCATCTTTTCGTCTTTCTTGCACCTGCTCTGCTGATTTACACACTGGTCATGATCTATCCCATTCTGTCGTCCCTGTGGCTGTCCCTGCAGTCCACGACAGCTCAAGGGGCCGTCCACTTCGCCGGCTTTGAGAATTACGCTCGCCTGCTCACCACAGAGCTCTACGCCCGGCCACTGTGGAAGGCAGCGGCCAATAACTTTGTCTTCTTCCTGATTCACATGCTGGTCCAAAATCCTGTGGGCTTACTGCTGGCGGTGCTCCTGAGCTTCCGCCTGCGGGGCAGCACCTTTTACCGCACAGTGCTGTTCACGCCTACGGTGTTGTCTGTGGTGATCGTCGGTTTCGTCTGGAAACTCATTTTGAATCCCGCATGGGGCGTGCAGCGCGGCCTCTTGACGCCACTCCATTTGGAAGTGCTGGATCAGCCGTGGCTGGGGCTTGAGCACACGGCACTCTCGACCCTGTCACTGATCAGTGTGTGGCAGAACATCGGCATTCCCATGCTCCTCTTTTTGGCGGCTTTGGTCCGGATTCCTGATGAGCTGTACGAGGCCGCTCGCCTCGACGGCGCCGGCGCATGGACTATTTTCCGGCGCATCCAATTGCCGCTGATTCTCCCGACAGTCGGTATCGTAGGCATCCTGACCTTCGTGGGAAACTTCAACGCCTTTGACCTGGTGTATTCCGTTCAGGGCGCCCTGGCTGGCCCAAATTTTGCCTCGGATCTCCTGGGGACGCTGTTCTACCGCACGTTTTTTGGGTATCAGTTGCAACCCGGCGACCCTCACATGGGCGCAGCAGTGGCCGGCTTTATGCTGCTTCTGATTCTGATCGGCCTGTTGCTGTACCTCGTGCTGTGGCAGCGCCGCCTCAATGAGGTTGAGTTGTGA
- a CDS encoding ABC transporter substrate-binding protein, translated as MKRFWLSLSLLLASSLAAAQKTTLTIESWRNDDLRIWRDTIIPAFEKSHPDIHVVFSPSAPPEYNAVLDAKLKAGTAGDLITCRPFDKSLELYTAKRLVSLKGLSGLKNFDAVARAAWSTDDGKTTFCIPMASVIHGFLYNKAVFKELGLSAPTSEAQFLALLGKVKQGGKYEPLVMGTKDQWEAATMGFQNIGPTLWKGETGRKGLISGAAQYNKGGFLQAWQALARWQPYLPRGYQALAYADAQNMFAQGRGAVYPAGSWDIGTFRQMNPKMDLGAFAPYSIAGQKCVVDDHPDIGMGINAASKNQAAAKTFLNWVASDTFASLYANALPGFFPLANVKYTVKDPVAQDFLKWRSQCGKSFRTSYQILSRNANPNNENDLWNASSQLLNRTMTPQAAADLVQKNLASWYAPQKGK; from the coding sequence ATGAAACGATTCTGGCTTTCCCTTTCGCTTCTTCTCGCCAGCAGTCTTGCCGCAGCTCAAAAGACGACACTGACCATCGAAAGTTGGCGCAACGACGACCTCAGAATCTGGCGTGACACGATCATTCCCGCTTTTGAGAAGTCCCATCCGGACATCCACGTCGTCTTCTCACCCAGCGCGCCCCCGGAATACAACGCTGTACTGGATGCCAAACTGAAGGCGGGCACCGCTGGCGACCTCATCACCTGTCGACCCTTCGACAAAAGCCTGGAGCTCTATACGGCTAAACGGCTAGTAAGCCTCAAGGGTTTGAGCGGCCTGAAAAACTTTGATGCAGTGGCTCGAGCCGCCTGGTCCACCGATGACGGCAAGACGACCTTCTGTATTCCGATGGCATCAGTCATTCACGGGTTCCTGTACAACAAGGCGGTCTTCAAAGAACTGGGGCTGAGTGCCCCTACCTCTGAAGCGCAGTTCCTGGCGCTGCTGGGCAAGGTCAAGCAGGGCGGCAAGTACGAGCCGCTGGTCATGGGCACCAAGGACCAGTGGGAGGCGGCGACCATGGGCTTCCAGAACATCGGGCCGACCCTCTGGAAGGGCGAGACCGGGCGCAAGGGCCTGATCAGCGGCGCGGCCCAGTACAACAAGGGCGGGTTTTTGCAGGCGTGGCAGGCGCTCGCCCGTTGGCAGCCCTATTTGCCGCGTGGCTATCAGGCGTTGGCTTACGCTGACGCGCAGAACATGTTCGCGCAGGGGCGGGGCGCCGTGTATCCGGCCGGCAGCTGGGACATTGGCACCTTCCGGCAGATGAACCCCAAGATGGACCTCGGGGCTTTCGCGCCGTACTCCATTGCAGGTCAGAAGTGCGTGGTGGATGACCATCCCGACATCGGCATGGGCATCAACGCGGCGAGCAAGAATCAAGCCGCCGCCAAGACCTTCCTGAATTGGGTCGCTTCGGACACCTTCGCTTCACTCTACGCCAACGCACTACCCGGCTTTTTCCCGTTGGCGAACGTGAAGTACACGGTCAAAGACCCGGTCGCTCAGGACTTTCTGAAGTGGCGCAGCCAGTGCGGGAAGAGCTTCCGGACCTCGTACCAGATCCTGTCGCGCAATGCCAATCCTAACAACGAAAACGACCTGTGGAATGCTTCATCACAGCTACTCAACAGGACTATGACCCCGCAGGCCGCCGCCGATCTGGTGCAGAAAAATCTCGCCAGCTGGTACGCGCCGCAGAAGGGCAAGTGA
- a CDS encoding transposase, whose product MSLNIQPLEPIPEETAQVARLAFPKGPVATRLRDAFQQLYRNESFQTLSSRRGPPAFSPWRLALVTVLHFMEQLSDRQAADAVRGRTHWTYALVSELTDPGFHLSVLFECRSRLVGSSACALLLDLMLERCRAEQLVKARGKQRTDSPHVLATVRELHLTELIAETLRATLNDLATVEPDWRRDGAPPAWFERSS is encoded by the coding sequence ATGTCCCTGAACATCCAGCCCCTGGAGCCCATCCCTGAAGAAACCGCTCAGGTGGCCCGGCTTGCCTTTCCCAAGGGCCCAGTGGCAACCAGGCTGCGGGATGCGTTCCAGCAGCTGTATCGGAATGAATCTTTCCAGACGCTGTCTTCGCGTCGAGGCCCACCTGCGTTTTCTCCCTGGCGGCTGGCCTTGGTGACGGTACTGCACTTCATGGAGCAGTTGAGTGATCGTCAAGCGGCCGATGCGGTTCGGGGACGCACCCACTGGACATACGCGCTCGTCTCAGAATTGACGGATCCTGGCTTCCACTTGAGTGTCCTGTTCGAATGTCGCAGTCGCTTGGTAGGCAGCAGCGCGTGTGCGCTGCTGCTTGACTTGATGTTGGAGCGGTGTCGAGCAGAACAGCTGGTCAAGGCGCGAGGAAAGCAACGAACCGACTCACCCCATGTTTTGGCGACGGTGCGCGAACTTCATTTGACCGAGCTGATCGCCGAAACGCTGCGGGCCACATTGAATGATCTCGCCACCGTCGAGCCGGACTGGCGGCGAGACGGGGCTCCACCAGCGTGGTTCGAGCGCTCCTCATGA